A stretch of the Synechocystis sp. PCC 7338 genome encodes the following:
- a CDS encoding NifU family protein codes for MELTLNNVETVLDELRPYLMADGGNVEVVELDGPIVKVRLQGACGACPSSTMTLKMGIERKLREMIPEISEVEQVL; via the coding sequence ATGGAACTCACCCTAAATAATGTGGAAACGGTCTTGGATGAACTCCGTCCTTATCTGATGGCCGACGGTGGTAACGTCGAAGTGGTGGAGCTAGATGGCCCCATCGTCAAGGTGCGTTTACAGGGGGCCTGTGGAGCTTGCCCCAGTTCCACCATGACCCTAAAGATGGGCATTGAGCGCAAATTAAGGGAAATGATCCCAGAAATTTCTGAAGTTGAGCAAGTCCTCTAA
- the hisA gene encoding 1-(5-phosphoribosyl)-5-[(5-phosphoribosylamino)methylideneamino]imidazole-4-carboxamide isomerase, which translates to MEILPAIDLLGGKCVRLYQGDYDQSQVYHEDPVAVARQWQAQGASRLHLVDLDGAKEGQPINLTAIANIVEALTIPVQVGGGLRDRNRVKQLLDLGVNRVILGTIAVENPDLVGELCTEFPGKIVVGIDARNGKVATRGWLETSTVEAGELAQRMEKLGAAAIIYTDIHRDGTMQGPNLEALRQLAGQLTIPVIASGGVSQVQDLLNLLSLESLGVNGVIIGKALYTGDIQLEEAIRAVGNGRWQDVPPSEFPRLG; encoded by the coding sequence ATGGAAATTCTACCGGCGATCGATCTGCTAGGGGGCAAATGCGTTCGCCTCTACCAAGGGGATTATGACCAATCCCAGGTGTATCACGAAGATCCGGTGGCAGTGGCTAGGCAGTGGCAGGCCCAGGGGGCAAGCCGCTTACATTTGGTGGATCTTGATGGCGCCAAGGAAGGACAGCCCATTAACCTAACGGCGATCGCCAATATTGTTGAAGCCCTAACCATTCCTGTACAGGTAGGCGGAGGCTTAAGAGATAGAAACCGGGTGAAACAATTACTGGATTTAGGGGTAAACCGAGTTATTCTGGGCACGATCGCCGTGGAAAATCCTGACTTAGTGGGGGAATTATGTACGGAATTTCCTGGCAAAATTGTGGTCGGTATTGATGCCCGCAATGGCAAAGTAGCCACCAGGGGCTGGTTGGAAACCTCCACAGTGGAAGCAGGAGAATTGGCCCAGCGCATGGAAAAACTAGGGGCAGCGGCAATTATTTATACCGATATTCACCGGGACGGCACCATGCAGGGCCCTAACCTGGAAGCTCTGCGGCAACTGGCTGGTCAGTTAACCATTCCCGTCATTGCATCGGGGGGAGTCAGCCAAGTACAAGACCTTTTGAATCTACTCAGCCTGGAAAGTCTGGGGGTAAACGGAGTCATCATTGGCAAAGCTCTCTATACTGGCGATATTCAATTGGAAGAAGCAATCCGGGCGGTGGGTAACGGCCGCTGGCAAGATGTACCGCCGTCGGAATTTCCCCGTTTGGGCTAG
- the ilvC gene encoding ketol-acid reductoisomerase, translating to MDLTVSIRAGIKHKTNYKAQILILHHFRCFPSRVSRPAFAMIKSLQSTIQSQQGDSYMARMYYDQDANLDLLAGKTVAIIGYGSQGHAHALNLKDSGVNVVVGLYSGSKSVAKAEGAGLKVLSVAEAAKAADLIMILLPDEVQKSVYEAEIAPNLVAGNVLLFAHGFNINFAQIVPPADVDVVMAAPKGPGHLVRRTYEQGQGVPALFAVYQDASGQARDYAMAYAKGIGGTRAGILETTFREETETDLFGEQVVLCGGLTALIKAGFDTLVEAGYQPELAYFECLHEVKLIVDLIVEGGLAKMRDSISNTAEYGDLTRGPRIVTEETKAEMRQILDEIQSGQFAREFVLENQAGKPGFTAMRRRESEELIEEVGKDLRAMFSWLKDR from the coding sequence ATGGACTTAACAGTGTCGATTAGAGCAGGCATAAAACATAAAACAAATTACAAGGCACAGATTTTGATCCTACACCACTTCCGCTGCTTCCCGAGCAGAGTAAGCAGACCAGCATTTGCTATGATTAAAAGTTTGCAGAGCACCATTCAATCGCAGCAAGGAGATAGTTACATGGCTCGTATGTATTACGATCAAGATGCCAATCTTGACCTCTTAGCCGGAAAAACCGTGGCTATTATCGGCTACGGCTCCCAAGGTCACGCCCATGCGCTCAACCTCAAAGATAGTGGCGTTAACGTGGTTGTCGGGCTGTACAGTGGCAGTAAATCCGTTGCCAAAGCAGAAGGGGCCGGACTAAAAGTTTTATCTGTGGCTGAAGCGGCCAAAGCGGCGGATCTAATTATGATTCTCCTGCCCGATGAAGTGCAAAAATCCGTTTACGAAGCAGAAATCGCCCCCAACCTCGTTGCTGGCAACGTGCTCCTGTTTGCCCACGGCTTCAACATTAATTTTGCCCAGATTGTTCCCCCTGCCGATGTGGATGTGGTCATGGCCGCTCCCAAAGGCCCCGGTCATTTAGTGCGTCGTACCTACGAACAAGGCCAGGGAGTTCCTGCTCTGTTTGCCGTGTACCAAGACGCCAGTGGCCAAGCTCGAGACTATGCCATGGCCTACGCTAAGGGCATTGGGGGCACCAGGGCTGGTATTTTAGAAACCACTTTCCGGGAAGAAACCGAAACCGATCTTTTTGGCGAACAGGTGGTGCTCTGCGGCGGTCTGACTGCTTTGATCAAAGCGGGATTCGACACCCTGGTGGAAGCTGGCTATCAGCCAGAATTGGCTTATTTTGAATGTCTCCACGAAGTTAAGTTAATTGTCGATTTGATCGTGGAAGGTGGCTTGGCCAAAATGCGAGACAGCATTTCCAACACCGCTGAGTATGGTGATTTGACCCGGGGACCCCGCATTGTCACCGAAGAAACCAAGGCAGAAATGCGACAAATTCTCGACGAAATCCAATCGGGTCAGTTTGCCCGGGAATTTGTCTTGGAAAACCAAGCTGGTAAACCAGGCTTCACCGCCATGCGTCGTCGGGAATCGGAAGAACTGATCGAAGAAGTGGGTAAAGACCTACGGGCCATGTTCAGTTGGTTAAAAGACCGCTAA
- a CDS encoding DUF4346 domain-containing protein, with translation MPALIDTVKSIDDQLSRRHIDLDPAGYWLVMLEREAGVLKVEHYSNDINDQGLAVDPATGEVIACQGGKKRLPTLTLTGRTAKELCVRIFEELDPCPVTMLNHAAYLGRELMRAELALIGGAEYVQD, from the coding sequence ATGCCTGCTCTAATCGACACTGTTAAGTCCATTGATGATCAACTTTCCCGTCGCCACATTGACTTAGACCCGGCAGGCTATTGGTTGGTGATGCTGGAGCGGGAAGCGGGGGTGTTGAAGGTAGAACACTACAGTAATGACATTAATGACCAGGGTTTGGCGGTGGATCCAGCAACGGGGGAAGTGATTGCCTGCCAAGGGGGAAAGAAAAGACTGCCCACTCTGACTTTAACGGGGCGCACTGCTAAAGAGTTGTGCGTGAGAATTTTTGAGGAGTTAGACCCCTGTCCGGTAACCATGCTCAACCATGCCGCTTACTTAGGCCGGGAGTTAATGCGGGCGGAACTAGCTTTAATTGGGGGCGCAGAGTACGTCCAAGATTAG